AAAGCTTTATAGGTTTTTCACAGGAAGGGCAAAACGAATTGGGCAGGATTATTGACCTGTTCCGGGGAAGCCGGTAGATGCATACATTAAGAAAACTGCCAACAACAGAACCGAATATGAAAATAAGGATGTTTAATATATGCATTATTGGCCTGTTTTTTGTTT
The nucleotide sequence above comes from Pseudomonadota bacterium. Encoded proteins:
- a CDS encoding prepilin peptidase, with protein sequence MHILNILIFIFGSVVGSFLNVCIYRLPRNRSIILPNSFCPSCEKPIKL